The genomic segment CCCCGGCGTCGGCGTACGAGACCGAGCGTTTGCGCTGCGTCCGGCCGGACCCCGCCGACCAGGGCTGGCGGTCGCCGCCGGCGCCCGTCGGGCTGGATCCTGCGCCGCTGCGCTCGGACACGTGCGTCACGGTTCTCCCCTTTGTGGTTCCCGCGAGCCCGGAGCGGCCGGACCCGCGTCGGTGGTGCTACGGGTGATGGGTCGGTGTGGCGACGAGCGGACCGGTCGGCCCGGTCGCCTCGGCGGCGACCCGGCGTCCCACTCCTTCGAGCACGTGCTTGCCGATCAGGTTCCCGGCCGGCAGTTCGATCGGGTACTCCCCATCGAAGCACGCCCGGCAGAGCCGGCTCTTCGGCTGCTCGGTCGCGGCGATGAGACCGGGCAGCGATACGTAACCGAGCGAGTCGGCGCCGATGGACCGCCGGATGCCCTCGTTGTCCAGCCCGTTCGCGAGCAACTCGGCGCGGGTGGCGAAGTCGATGCCGTAGAAGCAGGGCCAGCTCACCGGCGGCGAGGAGATCCGGACGTGGACCTCCAGGGCGCCCGCCTCGCGCAGCAGCCGGACGATCGCCCGCTGGGTGGTGCCCCGCACGATCGAGTCGTCCACCACGACCAGGCGCTTGCCGCGGACGTTCTGCCGCAGCGGGTTCAGCTTCAGCCGGACGCCGAGCGCGCGCAGCGTCTGCGAGGGCTGGATGAACGTGCGCCCGACGTACGGGTTCTTCATCAGGCCCTGGCCGTACGTGATGCCGGATTCCTCGGCGTAGCCGATCGCGGCCGGCGTGCCGGACTCCGGCACCGGGATCACCAGGTCGGCCTCGACCGGGTGCTCCTTGGCGAGCTGGCGGCCGATCTGCACCCGCGCGGCGTGCACGTTGCGGCCGGCGATGGTGGCGTCCGGCCGGGCGATGTACACGTACTCGAAGAGACAGCCCTTGGGCTCGGGCGAGGCGAACCGGCTGGACCGCAGCCCGTTCTCGTCGATGGCGATCAGCTCGCCCGGCTCGACCTCGCGGACCACGCTCGCGCCGACGATGTCCAGCGCGGCGGTCTCGCTCGCCACCACCCAGCCGCGTTCGAGCCGGCCGAGCACCAACGGGCGTACGCCGTGCGCGTCACGCGCCGCGTAGAGCGTCGACTCGTCCATGAAGACGAAGCTGAACGCGCCGCGCAGCTGCGGCAGCACCTCGAGCGCGGCCGCCTCGACCGACAGGTCGGGCCGGCTCGCCAGCAGCATGGTCACCAGCGAGGTGTCGTTCGTCGAGCCGTCGGAGTCGAGCCCGCGCACGGCGGCCTCGCGCTGCAACTCGGCGGTGTTGACCAGGTTGCCGTTGTGCGCCAGCGCGATAGTGGTGCCGGCACTCGTGGCCCGGATGGTCGGCTGGGCGTTCTCCCAGGTCGAGCCGCCGGTGGTGGAGTAGCGCGCGTGCCCGATCGCGACGTGCCCGCGCAGGCTCGCCAGCGTCGGCTCGTCGAACACCTGGGCGACCAGGCCGAGGTCCTTGTAGACCACGACACCGGAACCGTCGCTGACCGCGATGCCCGCGGCCTCCTGACCCCGGTGCTGGAGGGCGTAGAGCCCGAAGTAGGTGAGGTTGGCGACCTCTTCACCCGGCGCCCAGACGCCGAAGACGCCGCACGCGTCCTGTGGGCCGGGTCGCTGGGGGTCAAGGTCGTGGCTCAGCCGGCCATCGCCTCGGGGCACCTGCCGCTCCCTCGCAGTGGGGTCTGGACTGGCCTGGCGGAGTCAGGGGGGCAGCTCCGCACGCATGGGCCGGGACCGTCGTCGGCTCTCAGTGTACGCGACCAGCAGTCGACACCGACAGTCACGGAGTCTCCGCTCAGCGTGAGCAGGGTTTGCGCTGCCCGACGCCTAAATCGGGAGGTACGGGGAGAGGTCAGCCCGGTTTCCGGAAACCCGGATGCGACCCTCCGTGACCGTTTCCGCCCACCCCTGTCGCCCGGTGGCAACCGCCAGCCAGGTCGCCGGATCCATCTCGACCACGTTCGGCGGCGTACCGCGGGTGTGTCGTGGACCACTCACGCACTGGACCGCACCGTAGGGTGGGACGCGCACCTCCACCGATCGGCCGGGGGCGCGATCCGCGAGGGCAGCCAAGAGGGTCCGGACCGCCTCCCGGAGCACCGGCCGTTCGGGCGTACGCCCCTCGTCCAGCGCCGCCAGCGCGGCGAGTACCGCTTCGGAATAAGCGTGCGGAGAGGACACGACGGGACGATACGACCCGGCAGAAGGCCGCCCGACGGCGGCCCTGGGTAGAGATGATCCGGTCAGACAAGGCATAGTTGCCGACGGCGTTATTCGTACCGTGAGTGATCAACCCCGGCCGAGCGGCCGGTGGGGAGGTCAGACCCGGAAGGCGGTGGACGTGTCAACACACCGACGTGCCTGGAAGCAGCGGGCCGGTGTGGTCGTAGCGCTGGTCTTCGGCGCCCTGCTCACCGTCCCCGCAGCTCCCGCCTTCGCCGCCAACGTCAGCGTCTCCCCGGGATCGATTACGGTCAACGCCGGTAGCGACGCGACCGTGAGCGTCCAGGTCACTCCCGGCGACGGCGACGAGAGCGCGGAGATCGGCCTGACCGGCCTTCCGTCCGGTGTCAGCTGCGCCTCGGGCTGCGGCCAGATCAACTTCCCGCCGGGGAACAACAGGCCGCGGACGCAACTGCTCACCATCCGCGCCAGCGACAACGCGCAGGACGCCAACGCCTCGGTCACGGTGCAGGTCCGGCCCAGCAACTCCGACCCGGCCACCGGCAACTTCCAGCTGGCGGTCAAGGGCAAGGTCGAGGCGCCGCAGCAGCCGCAGACCGTCAAGACGGTCTCCGGCAAGGTGGTCAACGCCGACGGCGACCCGATCGAGGGCGCCCTGGTCATGCTCCGTGACAGCGCGGGCAAGGAGCGCCGCACCAACACCAGCGGCAACGGCAACTTCAGCTTCAGCGGCTCCGACTCCAACCCGATCGCGCCCGGCCGGATCGACCTCGGCGCCTCCACCGACGGCGCCTCGCCCGTCGCCCGGTCGATAAACGCGAACGCCGGCCAGTCGGTGACCGGCGTACGGCTCAGCATCCAGCTGCGGGCGTCGGCTAGCCCGAGCGCCACCCCGTCGGCGAGTGAGTCCGCTCCGCCGTCCGAGGAGCCGCTCGACGAGGAGGCGACCGACACCCCGTCGGCGGAGGCGCCCGCCGCGCAGCAGCCGGCCGCGAACGAGGACTCCGGCGGCTTCGGCTCCTGGCTGCTCATCCTGCTCGGCGGCCTCTTCGTCGCCGTCGGCGTGGGCACCATCGTGCTGCTCTACATGCGCCGCAAGAACGAGGGCGACGACGACGGCGACGGTCCTGGTGGGCCGACCGGTCCGGGTGGCCCGGGTGGCGCCGCTGCGGCCGGCGCGATCCCGGCGGCCCGGGGCGCGTACCACGGCACCGACGACCAGACCCGGGTGGTGAACGGCATGGGCGCCGGGCCGTCCGCGACGATGGTCGGCGGCCCCTCGATCAGCGACGCCCCCACCATGCTCCAGCGGCCGGTGGTGGACGACGTCCCGCCGGACCCGTACGGCGCCCCGCCCGGCCCGTCCTACGGCGTCGGCGGTGGCCAGGGCGGTTACGGCTACGGCGACGACGCACCGGGCCAGGGTGGTTACGGCGGCGCGGGCGGCTACGGCAACGCGCCCTCCTCGGGCGGCGGCTACGGCAACGGCCCCTCCTCCGGTGCCGGCTACGGCAGCCCGGACTACGCCGCCGGTGCCGGGGCGGCCGGCGCGGCCGGTTACGCGGCTCAGGGCGGCGGCTACGGCAACGAACGCTTCGACGAGCCGACCGGCCGCTACACCGGTGACAGCACGCAGTACGCGCCGGCGGCCGACCCGTACCCGACCAGCACCTACCAGCCGGAGCAGGAGCGCGGCTACGACCAGGCCGGCTCGGCCCCGTACGGCCGTGGCGCGGAGCAGGGCGACGGCTACGGCGCGGCCGGTGGCTACGGCGGCGCCGCCTCGGGCGGCTACGACAACGGCGCGACCGGCGGGTACGACAACGGTGGTCAGCGGGGCGGATACGGCGAGCCCACCGGCGCCTACGGCAACGCCGCGGGCGGTGGCTACGGCGACAACCCGACCGGTGGCTACGGCGACGCCCCTGCGTACGGCGGCGGCCGGACGGCGGGCGGCGGCTACGGCGACGCGCCGGCCAGCGGGTACGACAACGCCCCCGCGGGTGGCTACGGCGACGCCCCGGCCGGCGGCTACGACGGCGGTCGCGCGGCAGGCGGCGGATACGGCGACGCGCCCGCAGGCGGCTACGACAACCCCGGTGGCTACGACAGCCGGTCGCAGGGTGGCTACGACAGCAACGCGACCGGTGGCTACGACAACGGTCGTCAGCAGGGCGGCTACGGCGACGCGCCGGCCGGTGGATACGGCAACGCCGGTGGCGGTTACGACGGCGGTCACCAGTCGGGCGGCTACGGCCAGCAGGGCGGCGGGTACGGCGACGGCTACGGCCAGGCCCCGCAGGGTGGTTACGGCCAGCAGGGCGGCTACGGTCAGGAGCCGCCGCAGCAGCGCGGGGGCGGCTACGACAACGGCTACCCCAACGACCCGGCGCAGGCGGGTCGCGCCCGCCCGGACGGGCAGGCGGACCGGGGCGGGCGACGCCTCGACTGGCTGGACGACTGACCGGCACCAGACGTGAGAACTGTGGCCGCCCGCGAACAGCGGGCGGCCACAGTTGTCAGCAGGGGGAATCAGGCGGGGGCGAAGTAGCCCTGGCGGAGCACCGGCACCACGTCGGAGACGCCCACCTCGGTCGCGACCGCGACGTCCTCGGCGAAGCCGCCCTCGACGAGTTCCCGCCCGGAGACACATCCCCGGACCGCCGCCGGCACGTCCGGCGTGCTCGCCAGCGCGGCGAGCGCCATCGCGGCCTCCACCGACAGCCCGCCGGGCACCCCGGCCAGCGCGTCGAGCACGCAGGCCGCCCCGAGCTGGTCCTCCACGCACGGCCGCAGTGACCCGTCGGGCCAGCGCTCACCGGCCGCCACCACACCCACCGGGGCGTCCTTCGAGCCGTACCCCTCGGCGCGCAGCCAGCGCCCGACGGCGGGTGCGTTACGCAGGCACGCCGCGACCACCGGCACGCCGGTGGCGCTCGCGGCGGCGCTGATCGCCGAACCGTTCGGAGAGGGAAGCACCAGGTCGGCGACGACCGGCGCGGTCCGCAACGCCGCCGGGGAGAGCGACCACGGATGCTCCGCGGTCGTCTTCCGGCGGCCCACTGCGGCCACGGCCCCCACCCGGCGGGCGTAGTCGGCGGCCTGCTCACCCCACGGGAACGGGTGCACCCGCATGCCGCGGCTCACCGCCACCTCCACGGCGGTGGTGAACGACAGCACGTCCACCACCACCAGGGCGGCGCAGACCCGGCCGAGTTCCGCCGCCCCGGTCAGCCCCCAGTCGAACCGGGCACCGGCGCCGGGTTGGGTGAAGACGGCCAAGGCGAGCGCCTCAGCGCTGACCCGGCGCCGGCTCACCGGAAGCCGGACCGTCGGACCCGTCGGCAGGCGCCGACTCGTCCTGGGCCGGGGCTTCGTCGACGGTCGGCGTCGCGTCGGCCTGCGCGGCCTCGTCCGGCGCGTCGGAGGCCGCCTCGACAGCGGGCGCGGACGCCTCGGCGTCGGCCGGCGGGGTGTCCCGACCGGCCTTGGCGATCGGCTCGGCGTCGACAGCGGCCGGGTCCACCCCGACCGGCTGCTCGGCCGTGGCCGGAAGCACAGTGGTGGTCCCGGTACGGGTCGCCGCCACCTCCACCCGGGCCGCCTCGGCGGCGCCGAACAGGCGCGGGAGCGTATCGGTGTGCGCCTCGCGCAGCTCGTCGAGGCCGATCCGGAACTGGCCGTGCACCTCGAGCGCGCCGGAGGCCGGGTCGGTGACGCCGATGAACTCCCACGGCACGCCGCGCTCGCCGCAGAGGGCGGTGAACGCCTTCTCGTGGCCACGCGGCACCGACACCAGCACGCGGCCGGCGGACTCGCTGAACAGGAAGACGAACGGCATCGAGCCACCGGCGAAGTGCTCCGGCACCACGACCCGGGCGCCCACGCCGCGGCGCAGGGCCGACTCGACCAGGCTCTGCGCCAGACCGCCGTCGGACAGGTCGTGCGCGGAGCTGAGGTGCCCGACCCGGGCCGCCTCGGCCAGCAGCTCGGCGAGCTGCCGCTCACGGGCCAGGTCGACCTGCGGCGGGATGCCGCCAAGGTGCTCGTGCGTCACCCAGGCCCACTCCGAGCCGGACAGCTCGACGTGCGTCTCGCCCAGCAGGAACAGCTGGTCGTGGTCGCCGGCCGGGCGCGGTACGAAGCCCATCGGCACGCGGTCGGCGACGTCGTCGAGCACGCCCAGCACGCCGACCACCGGGGTCGGGTGGATGGCCGCGGCGCCGGTCTGGTTGTAGAAGCTGACGTTGCCGCCGGTCACCGGGATGCCCAGCTCCAGGCAGCCGTCCGCCAGGCCGCGCACGGCCTCGGCGAACTGCCACATCACGCCCGGGTCCTCCGGCGAGCCGAAGTTCAGGCAGTTGGTCACCGCGATCGGCTTCGCGCCGGTCACCGCCACGTTCCGGTACGCCTCGGCCAGCGCCAGCTTCGTCCCGTGGTAGGGGTCGAGGCGGGCGTACCGGCCGTTGCCGTCGACGGAGAGCGCGACACCGAGGCCGCTGCGCTCGTCGATCCGGATCACGCCGGAGTCCTCCGGCTGGGCGAGGACGGTGTTGCCGAGCACGTACCTGTCGTACTGCTCGGTGACCCAGGTCTTGTCGGCCAGGTTCGGCGACGCGATCATGCGCAGCACGGTCTCCCGGAGCGCCTCCGGGGTGCTCGGCCGGGGCAGCGTCTCGGCGCGGTCGGCCTGGAGCAGGATCAGGTCGGCCGGCTCACGCATCGGCCGGGCGTACACCGGACCGTCGTCGACGAGCGAGCCCGGCGGCACGTCCACCACGAGCTGATCGCGCCAGGTGACGACCAGGCGGCCCGGCTGGCCGTCCGGCGACGGCGCGGTGACCTCGCCGATGGCGGTGGCCCAGACGCCCCACTTCTCGGCGGTCTTGAGCACCGCGTCGAGCTTGTCCGGCGAGACGACGAGCAGCATCCGCTCCTGGGACTCGCTGGCCAGGATCTCGTGCGGCTCCATCGACGGCTCGCGCAGCGGCACCCGCTCCAGCCACACCCGCATGCCGGTGCCGGCGGAGGCGGCGGTCTCGGTGAGGGCGCAGGTCAGGCCGGCGCCGCCGAGGTCCTGGATGCCGACGACCAGTTCGGCGTCGTACAGCTCCAGGCACGCCTCGATGAGCAGCTTCTCCATGAAGGGGTCGCCCACCTGCACGGACGGGCGGCGCTGCTCGCTGCCCTCGTCGAAGGTGGCGCTCGCCAGCACGGACACGCCGCCGATGCCGTCGCGGCCGGTCTTGGCGCCCATCAGCACCACGATGTTGCCGGGGCCGGTGGCGTCCTTCTTCTGCAGCCGGTCGACCGGCAGCACGCCCAGGCAGAGCGCGTTCACCAGCGGGTTGCCCTGGTAGCAAGGGTCGAAGACGACCTCGCCGCCGATGTTGGGCAGGCCCAGGCAGTTGCCGTAGCCGCCGACACCGGCGACCACGCCGGGCAGGACGCGGGCGGTGTCCGGGTGGTCGGCCGCGCCGAAGCGCAGCGGGTCCATCACGGCGACCGGGCGGGCGCCCATGGCGAGGATGTCGCGGACGATGCCGCCGACGCCGGTCGCCGCACCCTGGTACGGCTCGACGAAGCTCGGGTGGTTGTGCGACTCGACCTTGAAGGTCACCGCCAGCTCGTCGGAGACCTGAACCACGCCGGCGTTCTCTCCGATGCCGGCGAGCAGCCGGTCGCTCGGCGGTGCCTTCTCGCCGAACTGGCGCAGGTGCACCTTGCTCGACTTGTAGGAGCAGTGCTCGCTCCACATGATCGAGTACATGGCCAGCTCGGCCTGGGTGGGCCGGCGGCCGAGGATGTGCCGGATCCGGTCGTACTCGTCGTCGCGGAGGCCCAGCTCGGCGTACGGCTGAAGCTCCTCCGGGGTGTCGGCGGCCCGGGGAACGGTGTCCACGCCCAGCGCCCAGTCGTCGGTCGGGCCGGCCTGCGGCACCACGCCCTGCGCTTCGCGCAGGGCCGGGTCCGGATGGGTGGTCATGACGTCTCCTTGCTGCGCTCGCCGCCGGTGCGGCGGGTGAGCCGACCGTTGTTCCCGGCCACCATCACGCCGGCGCTCCCACCAGATGCTTGAGCACCGAGGTGAAGAAGCCGAGGCCGTCCAGGGAGGGGCCGGTGAGCGCCTCCACCGCGTGCTCGGGGTGCGGCATGATGCCGACGACGTTGCCGGCCTCGTTGGTGATCGCCGCGATGTCGCGCTGCGATCCGTTGGGGTTGCCGCCGACGTAGCGGGCGACGACGCGGCCCTCGCCCTCCAGCCGATCGAGCGTCGCGGGGTCGGCGACGTAGCAACCCTCGCCGTTCTTGACCGGGATGAGCACCTCCTGGCCCGGCTGGAACGCGTTCGTCCAGGCGGTGCCGGTGCTCTCGATCCGCAGGACCTGGTCCCGGTTGCGGAAGTGCAGGTGCTGGTTGCGGGTGAGCGCGCCGGGCAGCAGGTGCGCCTCGCAGAGGATCTGGAAGCCGTTGCAGATGCCGAGGACCGGCAGGCCACCGCGCGCGGCCTGGACGATCGTCTCCATCACCGGGGCGAACCGGGCGATGGCGCCGCAGCGCAGGTAGTCGCCGTAGGAGAAGCCGCCGGGCAGGACGACCGCGTCCACCCCGTGCAGGTCCGGGTCGCCGTGCCAGAGCCGGACCGCCTCGGCGCCGGCGATCCGTACGGCCCGGGCCGCGTCCCCGTCGTCGAGCGAGCCGGGGAAGGTGACCACACCGACCCGGGCGGTCACGACTGCGCGCCCGCGGTCTCGTCGGCGGTGACCACGCGGACGGTGAAGTCCTCGATGACCGGGTTGGCCAGCAGCTTGTCGGCGATCTCCCGGGCCCGGTCCAGGTCCGGTTCGCCGGTGAACTCGATCTCGATCCGCCTGCCGATCCGAACCGAGGCGACGTCACTGACGCCGAGGCGAGGCAGCGCGTTTGCGACGGCCTGGCCCTGCGGATCGAGGATCTCGGGCTTGAGCATGACGTCGACTACGACGCGAGGCACTGGGCACTCCTGACTGTGTACGCAGTTGGGTGCCGGCCCAACAATCGGGCGAGCGCAGCCAGCCTACCTGGCAGATACCGCCCGGCCCGCACCGGCCG from the Micromonospora sp. WMMA1947 genome contains:
- the purF gene encoding amidophosphoribosyltransferase, with product MPRGDGRLSHDLDPQRPGPQDACGVFGVWAPGEEVANLTYFGLYALQHRGQEAAGIAVSDGSGVVVYKDLGLVAQVFDEPTLASLRGHVAIGHARYSTTGGSTWENAQPTIRATSAGTTIALAHNGNLVNTAELQREAAVRGLDSDGSTNDTSLVTMLLASRPDLSVEAAALEVLPQLRGAFSFVFMDESTLYAARDAHGVRPLVLGRLERGWVVASETAALDIVGASVVREVEPGELIAIDENGLRSSRFASPEPKGCLFEYVYIARPDATIAGRNVHAARVQIGRQLAKEHPVEADLVIPVPESGTPAAIGYAEESGITYGQGLMKNPYVGRTFIQPSQTLRALGVRLKLNPLRQNVRGKRLVVVDDSIVRGTTQRAIVRLLREAGALEVHVRISSPPVSWPCFYGIDFATRAELLANGLDNEGIRRSIGADSLGYVSLPGLIAATEQPKSRLCRACFDGEYPIELPAGNLIGKHVLEGVGRRVAAEATGPTGPLVATPTHHP
- the purL gene encoding phosphoribosylformylglycinamidine synthase subunit PurL, yielding MTTHPDPALREAQGVVPQAGPTDDWALGVDTVPRAADTPEELQPYAELGLRDDEYDRIRHILGRRPTQAELAMYSIMWSEHCSYKSSKVHLRQFGEKAPPSDRLLAGIGENAGVVQVSDELAVTFKVESHNHPSFVEPYQGAATGVGGIVRDILAMGARPVAVMDPLRFGAADHPDTARVLPGVVAGVGGYGNCLGLPNIGGEVVFDPCYQGNPLVNALCLGVLPVDRLQKKDATGPGNIVVLMGAKTGRDGIGGVSVLASATFDEGSEQRRPSVQVGDPFMEKLLIEACLELYDAELVVGIQDLGGAGLTCALTETAASAGTGMRVWLERVPLREPSMEPHEILASESQERMLLVVSPDKLDAVLKTAEKWGVWATAIGEVTAPSPDGQPGRLVVTWRDQLVVDVPPGSLVDDGPVYARPMREPADLILLQADRAETLPRPSTPEALRETVLRMIASPNLADKTWVTEQYDRYVLGNTVLAQPEDSGVIRIDERSGLGVALSVDGNGRYARLDPYHGTKLALAEAYRNVAVTGAKPIAVTNCLNFGSPEDPGVMWQFAEAVRGLADGCLELGIPVTGGNVSFYNQTGAAAIHPTPVVGVLGVLDDVADRVPMGFVPRPAGDHDQLFLLGETHVELSGSEWAWVTHEHLGGIPPQVDLARERQLAELLAEAARVGHLSSAHDLSDGGLAQSLVESALRRGVGARVVVPEHFAGGSMPFVFLFSESAGRVLVSVPRGHEKAFTALCGERGVPWEFIGVTDPASGALEVHGQFRIGLDELREAHTDTLPRLFGAAEAARVEVAATRTGTTTVLPATAEQPVGVDPAAVDAEPIAKAGRDTPPADAEASAPAVEAASDAPDEAAQADATPTVDEAPAQDESAPADGSDGPASGEPAPGQR
- a CDS encoding sterol carrier family protein; its protein translation is MSSPHAYSEAVLAALAALDEGRTPERPVLREAVRTLLAALADRAPGRSVEVRVPPYGAVQCVSGPRHTRGTPPNVVEMDPATWLAVATGRQGWAETVTEGRIRVSGNRADLSPYLPI
- a CDS encoding carboxypeptidase-like regulatory domain-containing protein, which codes for MSTHRRAWKQRAGVVVALVFGALLTVPAAPAFAANVSVSPGSITVNAGSDATVSVQVTPGDGDESAEIGLTGLPSGVSCASGCGQINFPPGNNRPRTQLLTIRASDNAQDANASVTVQVRPSNSDPATGNFQLAVKGKVEAPQQPQTVKTVSGKVVNADGDPIEGALVMLRDSAGKERRTNTSGNGNFSFSGSDSNPIAPGRIDLGASTDGASPVARSINANAGQSVTGVRLSIQLRASASPSATPSASESAPPSEEPLDEEATDTPSAEAPAAQQPAANEDSGGFGSWLLILLGGLFVAVGVGTIVLLYMRRKNEGDDDGDGPGGPTGPGGPGGAAAAGAIPAARGAYHGTDDQTRVVNGMGAGPSATMVGGPSISDAPTMLQRPVVDDVPPDPYGAPPGPSYGVGGGQGGYGYGDDAPGQGGYGGAGGYGNAPSSGGGYGNGPSSGAGYGSPDYAAGAGAAGAAGYAAQGGGYGNERFDEPTGRYTGDSTQYAPAADPYPTSTYQPEQERGYDQAGSAPYGRGAEQGDGYGAAGGYGGAASGGYDNGATGGYDNGGQRGGYGEPTGAYGNAAGGGYGDNPTGGYGDAPAYGGGRTAGGGYGDAPASGYDNAPAGGYGDAPAGGYDGGRAAGGGYGDAPAGGYDNPGGYDSRSQGGYDSNATGGYDNGRQQGGYGDAPAGGYGNAGGGYDGGHQSGGYGQQGGGYGDGYGQAPQGGYGQQGGYGQEPPQQRGGGYDNGYPNDPAQAGRARPDGQADRGGRRLDWLDD
- a CDS encoding 2-phosphosulfolactate phosphatase → MAVFTQPGAGARFDWGLTGAAELGRVCAALVVVDVLSFTTAVEVAVSRGMRVHPFPWGEQAADYARRVGAVAAVGRRKTTAEHPWSLSPAALRTAPVVADLVLPSPNGSAISAAASATGVPVVAACLRNAPAVGRWLRAEGYGSKDAPVGVVAAGERWPDGSLRPCVEDQLGAACVLDALAGVPGGLSVEAAMALAALASTPDVPAAVRGCVSGRELVEGGFAEDVAVATEVGVSDVVPVLRQGYFAPA
- the purS gene encoding phosphoribosylformylglycinamidine synthase subunit PurS, which translates into the protein MPRVVVDVMLKPEILDPQGQAVANALPRLGVSDVASVRIGRRIEIEFTGEPDLDRAREIADKLLANPVIEDFTVRVVTADETAGAQS
- the purQ gene encoding phosphoribosylformylglycinamidine synthase subunit PurQ — translated: MTARVGVVTFPGSLDDGDAARAVRIAGAEAVRLWHGDPDLHGVDAVVLPGGFSYGDYLRCGAIARFAPVMETIVQAARGGLPVLGICNGFQILCEAHLLPGALTRNQHLHFRNRDQVLRIESTGTAWTNAFQPGQEVLIPVKNGEGCYVADPATLDRLEGEGRVVARYVGGNPNGSQRDIAAITNEAGNVVGIMPHPEHAVEALTGPSLDGLGFFTSVLKHLVGAPA